The Candidatus Methylacidiphilales bacterium genome has a window encoding:
- a CDS encoding glutamine synthetase family protein — MKKVQGIITIDELRQKVQANEIDTVIACFPDMQGRLTGKRFHAEYFCQTAYAETHACNYLLAVDVDMEPVPGYEHASWEKGYGDFTLKPILSSIRIATWLPATALVLCDLSDHHNHPIEISPRAILSKQCANVITLGYDVMAASELEFFLFEQNYKQCSQNKYQDLSPLAGPYTEDYSIFLTSKEEEVMRAIRNHLHRSGVPVENSKGEWSPGQEEINIQYCEVLEMADRHTIVKNAIKEIALMYDRSVTFMAKYHYSRAGSSSHMHISLRDSSGKNAFYDPSKPHGMSDLMCKFLAGMLEYVREVTWFLAPYINSYKRFSAGTFAPTKAVWSIDNRTSGFRICGANTSSVRIECRIPGADVNPYLAYAMLVAAGLKGVKEQLPLGKEFSGNAYNTADISEIPTSLADAITLMKKSSFIPEVIGTFAHNHYIHTAEWELFEMNRRVTDWELWRGFERY, encoded by the coding sequence ATGAAAAAAGTACAAGGAATTATCACTATTGATGAATTGAGACAAAAGGTTCAAGCAAATGAAATTGACACCGTAATCGCTTGTTTTCCTGATATGCAGGGTAGGCTAACAGGAAAGCGTTTTCACGCTGAGTATTTTTGTCAAACTGCTTACGCTGAAACCCACGCTTGTAATTATTTATTAGCTGTAGATGTTGATATGGAACCCGTACCTGGTTATGAGCACGCAAGCTGGGAAAAAGGGTATGGTGATTTTACTTTAAAACCGATATTATCTTCGATACGAATCGCTACTTGGTTGCCAGCCACAGCATTGGTACTATGTGATTTATCCGATCACCACAATCATCCAATTGAAATAAGTCCCCGAGCTATTTTAAGTAAACAATGCGCTAACGTTATTACCTTAGGGTACGATGTCATGGCCGCATCTGAATTAGAGTTTTTTCTTTTTGAGCAGAATTATAAACAATGTTCGCAAAATAAATATCAAGATCTCAGTCCTCTGGCAGGTCCTTACACAGAAGACTACAGTATTTTTTTAACTTCAAAAGAAGAAGAGGTAATGCGTGCAATCAGAAATCACCTGCATCGCTCCGGGGTTCCTGTAGAAAACTCCAAGGGTGAATGGAGTCCAGGTCAAGAAGAGATTAATATTCAGTATTGTGAAGTGTTAGAGATGGCAGATCGCCACACCATTGTTAAGAACGCAATAAAAGAGATTGCCCTCATGTATGATCGATCTGTGACTTTTATGGCCAAATACCATTATTCAAGAGCGGGAAGTTCGTCTCATATGCATATATCACTACGAGATTCCAGTGGAAAAAACGCCTTCTACGATCCTTCTAAACCTCATGGTATGAGTGATCTTATGTGTAAATTTTTAGCAGGAATGTTGGAATATGTTAGAGAAGTAACTTGGTTTTTAGCCCCTTATATAAATTCATATAAACGTTTTTCTGCAGGTACTTTTGCACCAACAAAAGCAGTATGGAGTATCGACAATCGAACTAGTGGTTTTAGAATTTGTGGTGCTAACACATCTTCAGTTAGGATTGAGTGTAGGATTCCTGGTGCAGATGTCAATCCATATCTTGCTTATGCAATGCTTGTTGCCGCTGGCCTGAAAGGAGTAAAAGAACAACTCCCACTTGGAAAAGAATTTTCTGGTAATGCTTACAATACTGCTGATATAAGTGAAATCCCCACTTCGCTAGCTGACGCAATTACTCTTATGAAAAAATCTTCTTTTATCCCTGAGGTGATCGGAACATTTGCCCACAATCATTATATTCATACCGCTGAATGGGAATTGTTTGAAATGAACAGAAGGGTTACCGATTGGGAGCTCTGGAGAGGGTTTGAAAGGTATTAA
- a CDS encoding amino acid permease: MYRETPNNFFQKRIVPSSMSLLTIVAYIFCLVESGFYSGWTSGLSIGGFGGLLIASLLTLLLYYCLMLCLKESVSIYPSAGGMLILPRLVFGKFGMYMVGNFLVYAYIAFAAAYVLLVVDLLKYILPLDEKGNELIADWFLFVFIYLLFTLCVIFTSNLIKALVIVFFVITIVVLTLYSVLAFNGISYDNLLDIPDFGETPLLPHGSVGIFFSLPISIIFFVGLESLGFFTEDLQKKEVNIITASNILLALLFVFFSVLIFIVSAHVGVQELKNVTQPFLMAFLKITDLPSITLKLFILFGLSFGAIGFIYASGKVIFFLSRSGYLPYALSEPFSYSESENNITKSKLPFLKPSLNNPWLAYLFGTFIGIVVTLVLWRLYFSYIKFGIAYANQLLIYFAIFYIMVSYLVFFISHLSHQYRFRTPTYNNPLGKLSSALGVTITIGMLTVFAALFLLEYYGNEALTGNLYLLKVISMMDPNQTIKLGVILGLIVFACTTLYYFYIARKMLLKSSDEEMVLQVEEEKLYIRK; this comes from the coding sequence ATGTATAGAGAAACTCCCAATAATTTTTTTCAAAAGAGGATAGTCCCATCCTCTATGTCATTATTAACAATTGTTGCGTATATTTTTTGTTTAGTTGAATCTGGATTTTATTCTGGTTGGACGAGCGGCTTATCTATTGGTGGGTTTGGTGGGTTATTGATCGCTTCGTTACTTACCTTGCTTTTATATTATTGCTTGATGCTTTGTCTTAAAGAGTCAGTGTCAATCTATCCAAGTGCTGGGGGCATGCTTATACTTCCGAGGCTTGTATTTGGAAAATTTGGTATGTACATGGTTGGAAATTTTCTAGTTTATGCGTATATAGCTTTTGCTGCAGCCTATGTTCTTCTTGTTGTTGATTTATTGAAATACATTTTACCTCTCGATGAAAAAGGAAATGAGCTTATTGCTGATTGGTTCTTGTTTGTTTTTATTTACCTGCTTTTTACTTTGTGTGTAATATTTACAAGCAATCTAATAAAAGCATTGGTAATTGTTTTTTTTGTAATAACAATCGTAGTGCTAACGCTGTATTCCGTGCTAGCGTTTAATGGTATTAGTTATGATAATCTACTAGACATACCGGATTTTGGTGAAACCCCATTACTCCCACATGGGAGCGTGGGTATTTTTTTTAGTTTACCTATATCAATAATTTTTTTTGTTGGTTTGGAGTCGCTTGGTTTTTTTACTGAAGACTTACAAAAAAAAGAAGTAAATATTATAACCGCCAGTAATATATTGTTAGCCTTGCTATTTGTTTTCTTCTCGGTACTTATTTTTATAGTTTCTGCACATGTTGGGGTGCAAGAACTAAAAAATGTCACCCAACCATTTTTAATGGCATTTTTAAAAATCACAGATTTACCATCAATTACTTTGAAGCTATTTATTCTGTTTGGCCTGTCATTTGGTGCGATTGGTTTTATTTACGCCAGTGGAAAAGTTATATTTTTTCTTAGTAGGTCAGGCTATTTACCATACGCTCTTTCTGAGCCTTTCTCATACTCTGAAAGTGAGAATAATATCACTAAATCAAAATTACCTTTTTTAAAACCTTCACTTAACAATCCATGGCTTGCGTATCTTTTCGGAACATTTATTGGAATTGTTGTAACATTAGTATTATGGAGATTATACTTTTCATATATTAAATTTGGTATCGCTTATGCAAATCAACTACTTATATATTTTGCAATCTTTTATATAATGGTGTCCTATCTGGTGTTTTTTATCTCGCACCTTTCCCACCAATATAGATTTCGGACGCCGACTTACAATAATCCACTTGGTAAATTATCTTCTGCTTTAGGCGTGACTATTACTATAGGCATGCTAACGGTATTCGCGGCACTTTTTTTATTAGAATATTATGGAAATGAAGCCCTAACCGGTAATTTGTATTTACTAAAAGTAATTTCAATGATGGACCCTAATCAAACAATTAAATTAGGGGTGATATTAGGCTTGATTGTTTTTGCGTGCACAACTTTGTACTATTTTTATATTGCAAGGAAAATGCTTTTGAAAAGTAGTGATGAGGAGATGGTTTTACAAGTTGAAGAAGAAAAATTGTATATAAGAAAATAA
- a CDS encoding acetoacetate--CoA ligase: MQEFPYYYRSDFEKSQSRLFEFASLLSERTGRSFDDYASLHRFSVESRELFWDLVWEYCGVSADRRGVSLLRGGDMFSDVWYPDVMLSFRHEVLRDVGEKIAVTEYSEGEFLREISYGDLQLLVDRLAGLLVANGVVPGDRVAVVLPNGIDAIAIALATAQVGAVFCSCAPEFGTVALVDRLSQVCPKILFSVVGYRYGGKSHEIGEKIVEVACAVGSIGRVVLCDYGDFVCSGSDIDRHGNVGCLLKEALLKVVPLREKVLYPFNHPLYILFSSGTTGRPKCIVHGAGGTLLQHRKEHALQLNVNLYDTVMYLTTCGWMMWNWTVTMLAEGVTIVCNDGSPFYPTDDAVLKLLFREQVTCFGTSAKYISETLKRVDEFDASWFESLRVILSTGSPLLPEHYEGVSNRWLLSKPLVSLSGGTDIVSCFVIGNPYESIYSGEIQGAGLGMAVEVWNDAAMRVVGEKGELVCVSSFPSMPVYFWGDDVKRSKYYKSYFERFNGVWHHGDFAEETVRGGFVIYGRSDSVLNPGGVRIGTSEIYRVLESFPEIIESVCVGLEEGDDVIVALFVVLKPGLVLTNEMRESIKKSIRVKASPRHVPGFIAEVPAIPKTMSGKISEEAVRCALNSKVIPNLNALANPDSLSYFKSVVKK; encoded by the coding sequence GTGCAAGAATTTCCTTATTATTACCGTTCTGACTTTGAGAAGTCTCAAAGTCGTTTATTTGAGTTTGCGTCTTTGTTGTCAGAGAGGACTGGTCGGAGTTTTGATGATTATGCATCTTTGCATCGTTTCAGTGTTGAGTCTCGTGAGTTATTCTGGGATTTAGTGTGGGAGTATTGTGGGGTAAGTGCTGATCGTCGTGGAGTTTCGCTGTTGCGTGGGGGTGATATGTTTAGCGATGTTTGGTACCCTGATGTGATGTTGTCGTTTCGTCATGAAGTGTTGCGTGATGTTGGCGAAAAGATTGCTGTGACTGAATATTCTGAAGGTGAGTTTCTGAGGGAAATTAGCTATGGTGATTTACAATTGTTGGTGGATCGTTTGGCTGGTTTGTTGGTTGCTAATGGGGTGGTACCAGGTGATAGAGTTGCAGTAGTATTACCAAATGGTATTGATGCCATTGCAATTGCTTTGGCAACTGCGCAAGTTGGTGCTGTCTTTTGTTCATGTGCCCCAGAGTTTGGTACAGTGGCGCTGGTTGATAGGTTATCGCAAGTTTGCCCTAAAATTTTGTTTTCTGTAGTTGGTTATCGGTATGGTGGTAAGTCCCATGAGATTGGTGAAAAGATAGTTGAGGTTGCCTGCGCTGTTGGAAGCATTGGTCGTGTTGTGCTCTGCGATTATGGCGATTTTGTTTGTAGTGGCTCTGATATTGATAGGCATGGTAATGTAGGTTGTTTGTTGAAGGAAGCATTGTTGAAAGTGGTTCCGCTTCGTGAAAAGGTACTGTATCCGTTTAATCATCCATTGTATATTTTGTTTTCTAGTGGAACTACTGGTCGCCCTAAATGTATAGTACATGGAGCTGGAGGTACATTATTACAGCATAGGAAGGAACATGCATTGCAGTTAAATGTGAATTTATATGATACGGTGATGTATTTAACAACTTGTGGTTGGATGATGTGGAACTGGACCGTGACCATGCTTGCCGAAGGGGTGACAATAGTATGCAATGACGGATCTCCTTTTTATCCAACTGATGATGCGGTGTTAAAGTTATTATTTCGTGAGCAGGTTACTTGTTTTGGCACTAGCGCAAAGTACATTAGTGAAACCTTGAAACGAGTTGATGAGTTTGATGCAAGTTGGTTTGAGTCACTAAGAGTAATACTCAGTACTGGCTCTCCCTTACTGCCAGAACATTATGAAGGCGTATCTAATCGATGGTTGTTATCTAAACCATTAGTGTCGTTGTCAGGTGGCACTGATATTGTTTCTTGTTTTGTAATTGGTAATCCATATGAGTCAATCTATTCTGGTGAAATACAAGGCGCTGGGCTTGGTATGGCTGTTGAAGTGTGGAATGACGCAGCGATGCGAGTTGTTGGTGAAAAAGGTGAGTTAGTTTGCGTCTCTTCTTTTCCTTCTATGCCTGTTTATTTCTGGGGAGATGATGTAAAAAGGTCTAAGTATTATAAATCCTATTTCGAACGATTTAATGGGGTATGGCACCATGGTGATTTTGCTGAAGAGACAGTTCGCGGTGGTTTTGTGATTTATGGGCGTAGTGACTCGGTACTTAACCCAGGCGGAGTTCGCATTGGTACTTCTGAGATATATAGAGTGCTTGAGTCGTTTCCTGAAATCATTGAGTCAGTATGTGTAGGACTTGAAGAGGGTGATGATGTGATAGTAGCTCTCTTTGTTGTGTTAAAGCCAGGTCTTGTGCTTACAAATGAAATGCGTGAAAGTATAAAAAAATCAATTAGGGTTAAGGCCTCTCCTCGCCATGTACCAGGATTCATTGCAGAAGTCCCTGCGATTCCAAAAACCATGAGTGGTAAAATCTCAGAAGAAGCTGTACGATGCGCACTCAACTCAAAAGTAATCCCAAATTTGAATGCGCTAGCGAATCCTGATAGCCTATCGTATTTCAAAAGTGTGGTAAAAAAATAG
- a CDS encoding Bax inhibitor-1/YccA family protein: MKTKEDLTMNYQNNSVILDSGQVQVSEKNKVLRNTYLLLSGTLMFSAMVAGIAVLINMPPVNIWVNLIGSIGLLFIASKFSDRPAGLFWVFALTGFLGLTLGGVVNAYLKFIPNGGQLIATSLFFTGTIFIALSFYAVQSKKDFSFLGGMLMVGIITAFLVGLAAYFFNWPAVSLAVSAVFVLLCSGLILYDTSRIVNGGETNYILATISLYLSIYNLFLNLLHLLTAFSGGDE, from the coding sequence ATGAAAACAAAAGAGGATTTAACTATGAATTATCAAAACAATTCGGTAATACTTGACAGCGGTCAGGTACAGGTATCAGAAAAAAATAAAGTACTGCGAAATACATACTTGTTGCTGTCAGGCACATTAATGTTTAGCGCAATGGTTGCAGGGATAGCGGTATTGATCAATATGCCACCAGTAAATATCTGGGTTAATCTTATTGGTTCAATAGGTTTGCTTTTTATTGCCTCAAAGTTTAGCGATCGTCCTGCAGGTTTATTCTGGGTGTTTGCCTTAACTGGCTTTCTGGGTTTAACATTAGGTGGTGTTGTAAATGCTTATCTGAAGTTTATCCCTAATGGCGGTCAATTAATCGCAACTTCATTGTTTTTTACTGGGACAATTTTTATCGCATTATCCTTCTATGCGGTTCAGTCCAAAAAAGACTTTAGTTTCTTAGGTGGCATGCTCATGGTTGGAATTATTACTGCTTTCCTCGTAGGGTTAGCTGCTTATTTTTTCAACTGGCCAGCAGTAAGTTTAGCGGTTAGTGCCGTCTTTGTATTGCTTTGTTCAGGATTGATTTTGTATGATACGAGCAGAATAGTCAATGGTGGTGAAACAAACTATATACTTGCGACCATTTCATTATATCTCTCAATATATAACTTGTTTTTAAATTTACTTCATCTACTCACTGCATTTAGTGGTGGAGATGAGTAA
- the serS gene encoding serine--tRNA ligase codes for MIDVAKIRNQLAQVAQNLAKRGYQIDQGYISKLELERKNLTIALNQHQSNMNQNAKLIGEAKKNGVDATTLLDESASLKKTIAELEVKEKSLLSEYHNFLLTIPNVLNDNVPYGKSETDNIVKRTWGTPRSDITPSHDDLFPLSMDFARAAKISSSRFVVLHGALAKLNRALIQFMLDTHIQAGYTEINIPLLVNEQALIGTGQLPKFKQDVFCINEQPLRYLIPTAEVPLTNLVADSIISEKELPMLFVSYSPCFRSEAGSYGKDVNGLIRQHQFEKVELVLITKPEESDIYHTKLVSQAESILEKLELPFRTVHLCSADTGFSAASTFDIEVWLPSQQTYREISSCSNCTDFQARRMLARYKNTKTNKNELCHTLNGSGLALGRTLIAILENHFSKSEKAIILPKQLRPYYGADSIAIEQ; via the coding sequence ATGATAGACGTTGCAAAAATTAGAAATCAATTAGCGCAAGTAGCGCAAAATTTAGCTAAGCGCGGCTATCAGATTGACCAAGGCTATATATCTAAATTAGAACTAGAACGAAAGAATCTCACTATAGCATTAAATCAGCACCAAAGCAACATGAATCAGAATGCTAAGCTAATCGGCGAAGCAAAAAAAAATGGAGTGGATGCTACTACATTACTTGACGAATCAGCCAGTTTAAAAAAAACTATCGCTGAGCTCGAAGTAAAAGAAAAATCATTATTATCAGAGTATCACAATTTTTTGCTTACCATCCCTAATGTACTTAATGATAATGTGCCATACGGTAAAAGTGAAACAGATAACATTGTTAAGCGTACCTGGGGAACTCCACGTTCAGACATTACCCCAAGCCACGATGATTTATTTCCACTTTCAATGGATTTTGCTAGAGCGGCAAAAATTTCATCCTCTCGGTTTGTTGTGCTCCATGGCGCTTTAGCAAAGCTAAATAGAGCGCTCATTCAGTTTATGCTTGATACCCATATCCAAGCAGGGTATACGGAGATTAATATTCCACTCCTCGTTAATGAGCAAGCGCTCATTGGGACTGGGCAATTACCAAAGTTCAAGCAAGATGTCTTTTGCATCAATGAGCAACCACTTCGCTATCTCATCCCAACTGCTGAAGTGCCCCTTACTAATCTTGTGGCTGATAGTATTATTTCAGAAAAAGAATTACCTATGCTGTTTGTCAGTTACAGTCCTTGTTTTAGATCTGAAGCAGGGTCGTATGGTAAAGATGTAAATGGTCTAATCAGGCAGCATCAATTTGAAAAAGTAGAATTAGTACTCATTACTAAACCTGAAGAATCAGACATCTACCACACTAAACTTGTATCCCAAGCAGAATCTATCCTAGAGAAACTAGAATTACCTTTTCGTACCGTTCATCTTTGTTCTGCCGACACTGGGTTTTCAGCAGCGAGTACATTTGATATAGAAGTATGGCTACCTTCTCAACAAACCTATCGTGAGATTTCTAGCTGTAGTAATTGCACTGATTTTCAAGCGAGAAGAATGCTTGCGAGATATAAAAATACTAAAACAAATAAAAATGAACTATGTCACACGCTTAATGGCTCTGGATTAGCGTTGGGTAGAACTCTTATTGCGATATTAGAAAATCATTTTTCTAAATCAGAAAAAGCGATCATACTCCCCAAACAACTCCGCCCCTATTATGGGGCGGATAGCATTGCAATAGAGCAATAA
- a CDS encoding CrcB family protein, with amino-acid sequence MKESFYIFIFGGLGCLMRYQVSQWCNYLPTFNFPIGVLTVNILGSMLAGLALGTSLKYIELQPTIKIIVMVGFLGGFTTFSSFSYELYQLYSTNILHATAYLLTSVLGGLVAFFIGMRFLLL; translated from the coding sequence ATGAAAGAAAGTTTCTATATATTCATCTTTGGTGGTCTTGGTTGTCTAATGCGATATCAAGTATCTCAGTGGTGTAATTATTTACCCACTTTTAATTTTCCTATTGGGGTGTTAACAGTTAATATACTTGGATCTATGCTCGCAGGGTTGGCGCTAGGAACTTCTTTAAAATATATTGAGCTTCAACCAACTATTAAAATTATAGTGATGGTCGGTTTTTTAGGTGGATTCACTACATTTTCTTCTTTTAGCTATGAACTATACCAACTCTATTCCACGAATATTTTGCATGCTACTGCGTACCTTCTCACGTCTGTGCTTGGCGGCTTAGTGGCTTTTTTTATTGGAATGAGATTTTTGTTGCTATGA
- a CDS encoding outer-membrane lipoprotein carrier protein LolA: MFTATVFAEPIDEFVRLLTKFSNTPKLQTQFTQQTNNTQSEIQRGVFYFVSPDQFKWEYTYPYEMSIFSYDNALYIYDKVLGHLTIKNINEENLGPTSILTQKSVSQKKLQSLFSKITYHKDNQGHAQFTLIPASSETLFESLLVTFNLNEFPKQIAWKDSIGGEHAINFISIVTNKMLPKDLFLPPHTKNLELYDMR, translated from the coding sequence ATGTTTACTGCAACTGTATTCGCTGAACCAATCGACGAGTTTGTACGATTACTGACCAAATTTTCCAACACTCCGAAACTTCAAACACAATTTACCCAGCAAACCAATAATACACAGTCAGAAATCCAAAGAGGGGTATTTTATTTTGTTTCTCCAGACCAGTTTAAATGGGAATATACCTATCCTTATGAAATGAGCATTTTCAGTTACGATAACGCACTTTATATCTATGATAAAGTTCTTGGCCATCTCACTATAAAAAATATCAACGAAGAGAATCTAGGCCCAACTTCAATTTTAACTCAAAAATCAGTATCGCAAAAAAAACTTCAGTCATTATTTTCTAAAATAACGTATCATAAAGACAATCAAGGGCACGCACAATTCACTTTAATACCTGCGTCTAGTGAAACTCTTTTTGAGTCATTGCTGGTTACATTTAATCTCAATGAATTTCCAAAACAGATAGCGTGGAAAGATAGTATAGGTGGTGAGCATGCGATAAACTTCATCTCTATTGTTACAAATAAAATGTTACCAAAAGATTTGTTTTTACCCCCCCACACAAAAAACCTTGAACTCTATGATATGCGGTAG